In Trichoderma atroviride chromosome 2, complete sequence, one DNA window encodes the following:
- a CDS encoding uncharacterized protein (EggNog:ENOG41) → MNQDLETVFRELGIAQYLDTFVEQGFDTWDTILDIQESDLDALGVKLGHRRRLQRRIANARGIDPSISLSTLKAAIEEGKHDGTYKKREPGHNGDGSSGPKRKYRRHPKPDENAPERPMSAYVLFSNRLRESLKGDRSLTFTEIAKLVGEHWQNLSLPEREVYEGQARQSKERYYREMAVYKETPEYRKYMKYLDEFNDKQSKPGQRHEDAKRARLEQHELMHDHNGSGSSIVSGSTVLGGSTSTASGNSSVRTQDSESRESPNPRQNSVHSILSGPESHHPSIAPIPSPASAYFEVDNPKRISNSGHLRQGSSSIRGAAQMMPHQADMPQQQQQHLPSLSDMLSSRQGRLDAPGIETVELPHAFATHHRPSASQGEHALPPVAVSSLHHESSSSASSVPTIASSRGSRRLSEGPLAIHALLADQTQTSHRRDEGPLYTSSYVASPVDRGISAFGHYQGPKGYGFQTASSALQNMRVEETSDGDVLMTSADEPISIPHTYEATGLDGVNALLKAGELFDDRRS, encoded by the exons ATGAATCAAGACCTGGAGACTGTCTTCAGAGAACTGGGCATCGCTCAGTACCTCGATACCTTTGTGGAGCAAGGCTTCGATACCTGGGATACAATTCTCGACATTCAGGAGTCTGACCT TGATGCTTTAGGAGTTAAACTGGGTCATCGAAGA AGACTCCAGCGGCGAATCGCAAACGCCAGGGGCATCGACCCCAGCATCTCACTGTCAACATTAAAAGCTGCCATCGAGGAAGGGAAACATGACGGTACttacaaaaaaagagagcctGGTcacaatggcgatggcagtAGTGGGCCGAAGCGCAAGTATCGCCGGCACCCCAAG CCAGACGAGAATGCACCTGAACGTCCCATGTCCGCATATGTGCTCTTCTCAAATA GACTAAGGGAAAGCCTCAAAGGCGATCGCTCTCTCACATTTACCGAAATTGCCAAACTGGTGGGAGAGCATTGGCAGAACCTATCACTACCAGAAAGGGAGGTGTATGAAGGCCAAGCAAGACAGAGTAAAGAGCGATATTACCGAGAGATGGCGGTTTATAAAGAAACGCCAGAATATCGCAAGTATATGAAATATCTCGACGAGTTCAATGACAAGCAATCCAAACCCGGGCAAC GTCACGAAGACGCAAAACGAGCAAGATTAGAGCAGCATGAGCTCATGCACGATCACAACGGTTCCGGAAGTAGTATTGTCAGCGGCAGCACAGTTCTAGGCGGTTCAACTTCAACGGCGAGTGGTAACAGCAGCGTGAGAACGCAAGATAGCGAATCCCGCGAATCCCCAAATCCTCGGCAAAACAGCGTTCACTCGATATTGTCTGGCCCAGAATCACATCATCCCTCAATAGCCCCtattccatctccagcttcggcTTATTTTGAGGTCGATAACCCAAAGCGAATTAGCAATTCGGGCCACTTACGGCAAGGCTCTTCGTCGATAAGAGGTGCAGCGCAAATGATGCCACATCAAGCCGACATGccacaacagcagcagcaacatctgcCATCGCTTTCCGATATGCTGTCTAGTAGGCAAGGAAGATTAGATGCCCCGGGGATCGAGACAGTGGAACTCCCCCACGCATTCGCAACACATCACAGGCCATCAGCGTCCCAAGGAGAACACGCATTGCCGCCCGTAGCAGTATCAAGTCTCCACCACGAGTCGTCGTCAAGCGCCAGCAGTGTCCCGACGATAGCGTCGAGCAGAGGTAGCCGTAGACTGAGCGAGGGACCACTGGCAATCCATGCGCTTCTAGCAGACCAAACTCAAACGTCTCACCGTCGAGACGAAGGTCCGTTATATACATCTAGCTACGTTGCTAGTCCAGTTGATCGAGGGATATCAGCCTTTGGTCATTATCAAGGGCCTAAGGGATATG GATTTCAAACTGCGTCCTCTGCTTTGCAGAACATGAG